The nucleotide window GTCCATGGGGTCACCGGCGCTGCCTTCGTCAACGGCTGGATCCACCTGCCCGGCGGCGGCACCGAGCGCGGCGGCAGCAGCGGCTCAACTATCCACCAAGTCTACCGGCCCGAGGTCGCCTGCTGAGCCGCGTTCGCTGCCGTCTCAGTCGAGCGGGACGCCGAAGAACTCGGCATAGGCACGAATGGTGTCGCGCGGGTTGTCCTCGTGCACCGGATGGCCGGCCCGCTCGATGACAATATGGCGGGCGTTCGGCATCACCCGCGCCATCCGGTCGGCGATCTCGGCGGTCAGCACATCGCTCTCGCTCCCGCGGACGATCAGCGTCGGACAGGTGATGCGCGTGATGTGCTCCCAGAGGTCGAGCGCGGTAGTGAGGGGCGCGTTCTGCGACTCATTATGACGATACTTGTTCTCGTATGTGCCGTCAGGCAGCAGGCGGGTGGCATGGCGCGCTTTCTCGCGCAGCCACTCCTCATCCGCAAACTGGAGCGACTGACGCGACCACGCGATGTACTCGTCGAGCGAGCGGAAACGCTGAGGCGAGCTCCGAATGCGCTCCATCACCCGCGCTGTTGCTTCCGGGGGCGTCTCCGGGCCGATGTCCTCGATGACCAGCCGCTCGACCCGCTCCGGATGGTGGCCGGCGTAGACCATCGCCGTTCGGCCGCCCATCGACAGCCCGATCAGGCCGAACGTCTCGAACCCGAGCGCGTCGACCGTCGCCGCCACGTCGTCGGCGAGCATATCGCGGTTGTAGGGAACGGGCGAGGTGTCGCTGTCGCCGTGGTTGCGGGCATCGAGAGCGACTGCCCGGTACTTCCGGGCGAGCATCGCCGCCACCCGGTCCCAGGAGTGGGCATTGGAGGTAGTGCCGTGGAGCAGGACTACCGGCGGCGCGGTGGGGTCGCCCCAATCGAGGTAGTGGAAGCGCATTCCATTGACGGTGATGAATCCATCGCGATAGTCGGCCATCTCGCCTTCTCCCGCTGCCCAGGTGGTGGGGCAGCCAGCGGTCATTCTACTCGCACGGTACACTTCAGCGATGGCCCTGATGCGCGCGCTTGCGGCTGCAGCGATTGGGCTCGCCGGCGTCGAGGCGATCACGGCAGTGGTCGAATGGGTGTGGCCGGCCTCCCTCGGCGGGCGAGTCTACTGGCGCGGCCGGCGCGACCGCCGCGCTGTCGCCCTCACCTTCGACGATGGCCCAACACCCTATACCGAGCGTGTGCTCGACCTGCTCCGCGCGGCGGGCGCGCCGGCGACCTTCTTTGCCATCGGTCAGCGCGTCGAACGGCTTCCCGCGACAGCCCGGCGGGTCGTCGCGGAAGGACATGAGATCGGCAACCATACCTACTCGCTCGCTATCCAGCCGCTCCCGTGGCGCTTCTCGCTTCCGACCATCGCCGGCGAGGTGGCGCGGGCGCAGGAGGCGATCGCTGCCGTAACGGGCGTCCGTCCGCGCTACTTCCGGACGCCTGCCGGCCAGATCGGCCGCAACCTGTGGCGCGAGGTGCGCCGGCACAATCTCGCTGTCGTCCACGGGGCGCTGCCGGTCGCCCCGCCACGCTGGAGCGCCCGCCTTCAGCTGCGTCTCCTGGAGCGCCAAATTGCGCCCGGCGCAATCCTGATCCTGCACGACGGCCTCGACAGCGACCCGATGTCCGCTGCTCCCGAAGCGACGGTCGCGCTCTTGCCGGCGCTGCTCGCTGCCATCCGCGAGCGTGGCTTTGACATCGTTCCGCTCGGCGTGCTGCTCGGCCACGACGGCATGGCGGTTGGTCCCCGTCCTCCTTGACACAGCCGCTCCGGCCATACCCGGCGTCATTGCGCTGCGGCTGCTGCGGCAACCCCGGCGTGGGCTGGGGCCTGCCTCTGGACGGGATTGCCGCGCTCGCTGCGCTCGCTCGCAATGACGGGTGAGGGCGGCGGTGGCGCGCTGGCGCGGCGGCGGCCCGCCCGGGACCGGCGTCGTTGCGAGGCGGCCGCTGCGGTAACCCCGGCCGAAGCACGCGCGGGGAAGGTCGGTCAGAGGGGCGACGAGTGGGATTGCTGCGCTCACTCGCAATGACGGGTGAGGGCGGCAGGGGCGCGATGGCGCGGCGGCGGTTAGGCGACCGAGGGCGTCGCGTGCGGCCGGCGGCTGGTCGTGATGTCGTCGTGCGGGATCATCTGGAGGCGCGGGTCTTCCTTGCGCAGCGCCCCCGCCTCGCGGTCGACCCAGCAGTCGACGAGCGCCGGGCCCGGCGCAGCGACGAGCCGCTCGAGCGCCGGGCGCACCGCCCGCGGCGCGGCGACATGAAACGCCTCGATGCCGAACCCCTGGGCGATCCGGTCATAGCGCGTCTCGCCAAGGTCGGTGTTGACTGTCCGTCCCAACGTTCGGCGCTGGCCGTGGCGCTCTGTCCCCCACGCATTGTCGTTGATCACCACGATCCGGATCGGCAGCTTGGCGAGCGCGATGCTGTTCAGTTCGGCGAGGTAGAAGCCGAACGCGCCGTCCCCCGTGAGCAGAAAGACTGGCCGCGGCGATGTTCCCGTCGTCTCGGCGAGTTCGCGGGCAGCGGCGGCCGCGCCGATTGCGAGCGGCGTGCCGATCCCCATCGAGCCGGAGGGGTAATGGTCTAGGTAGCTGGGGGCTTGGTAGATGCGAAGGTAGGCGAGCATGAAGTTGAGTGCATCGGCGCCGTCACCAACGACGATCGCGTTGCGGGGAATGAGCGGGGTCAGGTCGCGGGCGATGCGGTAGGGGTGGAGGGGACCGTCGTCGCCGAGACCGACCTCCGCGATCCGGGCGAGGCGGTTCGCCAGCGCGGCAGTGACATAGCCGGGCGCAGCGTCGGAGAGCGGGCGGGCGCCGCCGAGCTTGCGGGCGAGCGCGTCGGCGAGGGCAAGCGCGGCCCGTCCCGCGTCGGCAACGATCGGCACCTCGATCGGCCGCGCCCGCCGCAGCTCCTCGCCGGCGATGTCTACTTGAATGAAGCGTGCTTCGGGGTGAAAGCGGGGCGGCAGCCCATAACCGAGGCGGTCCGACAGGCGTGCTCCGAGCACCAGCACGACATCAGCCTCCTTGGCGGCCACCTGCGCCAGCGGCCACGGAAAACCGAGTTCCATGTCTTCCGGAACTGCACCCCGACCGAGCGCGTGGCCGAGCACCGGGATGCAGAACTCCCGCGCCAGTCGGCTGAGGCCCTCGCCGGCCCGCACGGCGCCGCTGCCGGCGACAATCAGGGGTCGGCGCGCGGCTGCGAGCAGGGCAGCGGCCGCCTCGATCGCCGCCGGCGACGGGTCCGGCGGCGGTGGGGGAACGATCGGCTCATCCTCGCGGCGTTGTTCCTGCACCTCGGCAGCGAGCAGGTCCTGCGGGATGGCGAGCACCGCCGGCCCAGGACGGCCGCTCCGCGCTACGTGGGCCGCATGATGGACATACTCGGCGAGCCGTTCTTGGTCGTAGACGATGCGCGCCCATTTGGTGAACGGACGGACGAAGGCGAGCTCATCGTCCAGCCCGCTGCCGGGATCGTCGTGGGAGATCGGCGGCCGCGCGAGGATCACGACGACGGGCGAGCAGGCCTGCCGCGCTTCCATGATGCCGGTCAGCGCGTTCGGCAACCCTTGTTTGCTGATCAGGACCGCGAAGCCGACCCGCCCGGTAATGCGGGCGTAGCCATCTGCCGCGACGACAGCCGCTGTCTCGTGGCGAGCGCTGACGATCCGCACGCCGTCGCGGTCGAGTGCGTCGAGGATGCGGGCATGCCCTGCTCCCGCGAGCGAAAAGACCGTCCGCGCGCCCTCGCGCTGGATCGCGCGGCTGACCGCTGCGCCGCCATTTGCCATCCTGCACCTCCCAGCGGCAATACCGCCGCGCTGCTTGGTCGGCTCCGGCTCGGTCCTGAGTGCGCGGCATGCTCAGGCGGGCGTCGGGCGGACGAAGGCGCGCTCGCCGGCGCGTACCGCTTGGGCTAAGGTGTTCTCCGGCGGGGCGAGCGGGCAGACCCAGCGGTCATCGTAGCAGCACGAGGGGTTGTAGGCGTAGTTGAAATCGAGCACTAAGGCGTCGCCTTCGCTGCCAAGGTCGGCGCCCTTGATCGTGTCGAGCAGGTAGCGGCCGCCGCCGTAGGTTTCGCTGCCGTTCGTCGCGTCACGGAACGGCAGAAACACGCCGCCGCCGTAGCCGGCAATCCAGTACAGGTCGAGCGTCGCCGGCAGTCCAGCGAGCACGAACCGGACACGGCCGAACCGCTCCAGCCGGACGACGCCATCTGCTCCCGCTGGGACTTCGCGCCAGGCCAGCGGCGCCGGCTCAACGGGCGCGACGACGCGGTAGGCCGGGTCGTAGGGATACCAGCGCAGCCCGGGGAAGCCGACCCGCGCTGCGCCGAGCGGCGATTGCGGGTGCTCGGCGAAGAGGCGGTCGCGGGCGGCGCGGAAGCGAGCGGCGGCGGTGGGGTCGGGTCCGGCGGCGCGGACCTCAGCATAAAGTGCTGCGACTTGGCGGCGCCAGTCGAGAAGAGCGAGGCGATCCTCCATTGTCACCTCCGGCTATACTGGCCGCACTCCCCACGCGACGAGGAGCCGATGCCCGAGGAGACTGCGGTCGCTCAGCTGATCCGCCGTCGGCTGCAGGCGCTTGGCCTCTCAGTGCGGCAAACCTCCCTGCAGGCCAACCTCAGCCATAATACTCTGCGCGTTATCCTCGCCGGCGCGCGGCCAACAGCGGAGACATGCGATGCGCTCGAGCATGTGCTGGGCTTGCCGAAAGCAACGCTCCGCCTCCTTGCGGGGTGGCCGCTCCCCGAAGAGTGCTTCCACTTTTCTGAGGAGTGGGCGCGCCAGCTCCTCGAGCTTGCGACCCCAGAACTGCGCCAAAAGGTGATCGGGTTCTTGCTGGCGCAGACGCCGCGCTCTTCGCCGCCCGGGGAGAGCGCGTGAAGATCGAGCTTGCTCTTCGGGTCCTCCCGCCCTCTCGCGTCGCGCCGTTGGCGCGCCTCGCCGAGGAGGCCGGCTTCGACGCGGTCAGCGTCAACGAGACCGCGCGCGACTCTGTGGTGGCGGTCACGGCCGCGGCAGCAGCGACCCGCCGGATCGAGGTCGCCACCTCGGTGACCCTCGCCTTTCCACGCAGCCCCACAGTGACGGCGATGGCGGCGTGGGATTTGCAGGAGCTGAGCGGCGGGCGCTTCACGCTCGGGCTTGGCTCCCAAGTGCGCGGTCACCTTATCCGCCGCTTCGGCGTCGAGTGGCGGCCGCCAGTGCCGCGGATGCGCGACTACGTCGGCGCGCTGCGGGCGCTCTGGCACGCCTTTGCCACCGGCGCCCCGCTCAATTACCAGAGCGAGCACTATCGCCTGACCTTGCTCACTCGCGAGTTCAACCCTGGCCCGCAGCCGTTTCCGCCGCCTCGAGTGCACCTTGCCGCCGTCAACCCGGCGATGTGCCGGCTTGCCGGCGAGATTGCCGACGGGCTGCGGACCCACCCGCTGATGACACCCCGCTACCTCGAGACAGTCGTTCTGCCGGCCGTCCGCGCGGGACGGGAGCGCGGCGGCCGCGCCGGCCAGCCGTTCGACCTCGTCGCCGCCTCGTTTCAAGCGCTCGGCGACAGCGACGAGGCGGTCGCGCGCGCCCGCGAGGAAGCGCGGCGAATGATTGCCTTCTATGCCTCGACGCCGGCCTATCGGCCGGTGCTCTCGACACACGGGCTGGACGACCTCGGCGAGAAGCTGGCGCGGATGGCCGCCGCGGGCCAATGGGATCACCTCGCTGCCGAGGTCGCTGACGATGTGCTCGACACCTTCACCCTAAGCGGGCGCTTGGACGACCTGCCGCGGCTGGTGGCCGAACGCTATCAGGGGCTCGTCACGCGCTTCGCGCTCTTCTCGCCGCCGCGCGAGCTGCTCGCTGACCGCGACCGGCTCGCGGCGCTCGTCCGGGCTCTCCGCGATTGCGCCATTCCCGCTGCGTTCTGACCTCGACGCGCCTGCGCGCCGGGCCCGCCTCCCGCGGCGCCCGTTCCGTGACCGTCCGCGTCACCGCTACAATGGAGGCGGCAGCAACGCGAAGGGACGACAATGGATCAGCCAAGCCCGAAAAACGTCGAAAAGATGTGGAACTACGCCCGCGCCTACGCCGCGAAGTCGGGAACAGTCTTTCATCCTGACCCGACGGTCACCGAGGCGGTCATTCTCGGTTTGGCCGCGAACATCGATCAGGTGGGGCGGCCGCTCTGTCCCTGCAACTTCTACCCCGACAAAGCAGCAGAAGCGAAGCGCCGCGAATGGATCTGCGCCTGCGACGAGATGCAGAAGTGGAAATACTGCCACTGCCTGCTCTTCGTCCGCGAGGATGGGCTGCCGATCACCGAGTATCTGCCGGAAGGACACGAAGGCCGGGCGATTTATGGGCTGGTGACTGACCCGACGCCGGACAAAGGGCGCGCGCTCGGCCGTGTCCTCGAACGCCGCGGGGAGGAGGGCCGCGCCTCAGGGTGAGGGCTGCCCGGCCGTCTTGGACGCCGCGTCGCCTTCCAGCCGCGTCAGACGGAGCCGGCTGATCCGCATGCCCTCGACCGCCACCACCTCGAAGCGATAGCCGTCAACGTCGATGCGGTCGCCAACGCGCGGGGCGCGTCCGAGCGCGCCGAAGACATAGCCGCCGATGGTGTCATATTCCGAGTCGTCGAGCGTCAGGCCGAAGCGCTCATTGACATCCTGAATGTCGGTGTGGCCGTCGATCAGCGCGCCGTTCTCGGTCGCGATGATCTCCTCTTCCGTTTCGTCGACGTCGGACTCGTCGCGGATCTCGCCAAAAATCTCCTCGATGATATCTTCCATCGTGACGAGCCCAGCGGTGCCCCCGAACTCGTCGAGCAAGATCGCGAGGTGGAGCTTCTGCTCGCGCATCCGCTTGAGCAGCTCATCGATCGAGATCGTCTCCGGCACCAGCAGCACCGGCCGCATGACCTGCTGAATATCGAAGGAAGGAGCGGAGCCGTTGCTCACCTCCGGAAGAGCGCGGAGGAGATCCTTCAGCAGCACCATGCCGATGATGTTGTCGATCGTGCCGTGGTAGACCGGGACGCGGCTGACATTCTGCTCGCGGGCGACGGCGAGCAGCTGCGGCAGGGTTGCCGTGTCGGGAACGGCGATGATCTCGGTGCGCGGGGTCATAATGCGGTGGGCTGGGCGTTCGCTGAAGTCGAAGACGCGGCCGAGCAGCTGCGCTTCTTCTTCATCGAGCACCCCGGCCCGCTTGCTCGACTCGATGAGAATTTCGAGCTCTTCGACACTATGCACGAGCTCATGCCCGCTCGCCGGGCGAAGTCCGAGGCGTCGGACGACCCAGTTGCCGGCGCCGTTCAGTACCGCGATCGCGGGCCGGAAGACGAGATAGAAGAGCTCGAGGGGGCGCGCGATCGTCAGGGCGACCTGCTCGCTCCGCTGCAGGGCGAGGGTCTTCGGCGCAAGTTCGCCAAGGATGATGTGGAGCGCGGTGATCGTCGCGAAGGCGACCGCGACGGCAAGCGCGTGAGCGCTGACCACGGGAAGAATGCCGGGCAGAAAAGCAAAGAGCGGCTCGAGCAGATGGGCGACTGCAGCCTCGCCGATCCAGCCAAGGGCGATGCTTGCCATCGTGATGCCAAGTTGGGTCGCGGCGATAGCGCCATCAAGGCGGTGGAGTGTCCGCTGCACCACCTTGGCTGACCCCACTCCTTCCGCGACCAGCTGTTCGATCCGAGAGCGACGCACCGAGACAAGGGCGAACTCTGAGGCGACAAAGAAGCCATTGGCGAAGACGAGCGCGGCGACGGCAAGCAGTTGTAAAACGGTTTCCAACTGTCTACTCGTTCTCGATCACTGACGGCTCTTCATCTTATCATTCTTGGCCTTCGTAAAGCCCGGAAAAGGCGGCCCCTTCGCGGAGAAGCAGGGGCTTATCGGCGCGGGGAGAGGTCCACAACGGTGAGATACGTCAGCATGCCGTCGTCTCGATGGTCGCCGATCGGGCACCAGAGCGTGTATTCGCCTGGCCGAAACTCGATCTCGGTCTGCTGAACGCCGCCCGCGCGCAGGCGCCGTGACTCGAAGTCGACCCCGGGCCCGGCGACAGAGACCGAATGGACATGCCTGCCGAGATTGACGATTTCGACGCGATACCGCCCGGGCGGCAGTTCTGCCGGCTCGACATGGATGCTCCACTCGTACAGCTCGATGCGGACGACGTCGGGTGGGAGGGGAGGGGAAGGAGTGGCGCGGACGACCGGTGCTTCAGCAGAGACGACGGTCGGCGGCGCGGCGGGCGGCGCAGGCGCGCACGCGCTCAGCAGAAGGAGAAGGGCAGGAAGGACGCCGCGCCGCATCGTCATTTGTCTGAGAACACGGCGAACCAGCACGGCGAGTTTCAGCGTACTGTGAGTTCGCCGATAGCGATCGCGTCGCGCCCGTCCGCAGCACGCAGCCGTCCGCTCGTTTCTCGGTAGAGACCGACGAGGATCCGGTAGTGGCCGGCGGGCAGCTGCAGTTCGTGCGGGTCGACAACCAGCTCTCCCGGCGTCCAGCCGGTTGTCGGCCGCCGCCAGTTGGCCGGAACACTGTCACTCTGCGCGATCAGCTCGCCGCGATCGGTGACCGCGTGGACGAACACTTTGTAGTTGTCCCGAACCTGCTGGGTCGCGGTCCAGACGAGCCGGATCGACGCCTCGCAGAGCGGGGAGCAGCTCTCCGGCGCGTCGATCGCTGCGCCTCGGAGGCGGATAGGGCCAAGGTCGATATCAAGCCGCCGCGCCGCTGCCAGCA belongs to Dehalococcoidia bacterium and includes:
- a CDS encoding TIGR03617 family F420-dependent LLM class oxidoreductase; protein product: MKIELALRVLPPSRVAPLARLAEEAGFDAVSVNETARDSVVAVTAAAAATRRIEVATSVTLAFPRSPTVTAMAAWDLQELSGGRFTLGLGSQVRGHLIRRFGVEWRPPVPRMRDYVGALRALWHAFATGAPLNYQSEHYRLTLLTREFNPGPQPFPPPRVHLAAVNPAMCRLAGEIADGLRTHPLMTPRYLETVVLPAVRAGRERGGRAGQPFDLVAASFQALGDSDEAVARAREEARRMIAFYASTPAYRPVLSTHGLDDLGEKLARMAAAGQWDHLAAEVADDVLDTFTLSGRLDDLPRLVAERYQGLVTRFALFSPPRELLADRDRLAALVRALRDCAIPAAF
- a CDS encoding hemolysin family protein yields the protein METVLQLLAVAALVFANGFFVASEFALVSVRRSRIEQLVAEGVGSAKVVQRTLHRLDGAIAATQLGITMASIALGWIGEAAVAHLLEPLFAFLPGILPVVSAHALAVAVAFATITALHIILGELAPKTLALQRSEQVALTIARPLELFYLVFRPAIAVLNGAGNWVVRRLGLRPASGHELVHSVEELEILIESSKRAGVLDEEEAQLLGRVFDFSERPAHRIMTPRTEIIAVPDTATLPQLLAVAREQNVSRVPVYHGTIDNIIGMVLLKDLLRALPEVSNGSAPSFDIQQVMRPVLLVPETISIDELLKRMREQKLHLAILLDEFGGTAGLVTMEDIIEEIFGEIRDESDVDETEEEIIATENGALIDGHTDIQDVNERFGLTLDDSEYDTIGGYVFGALGRAPRVGDRIDVDGYRFEVVAVEGMRISRLRLTRLEGDAASKTAGQPSP
- a CDS encoding thiamine pyrophosphate-binding protein: MANGGAAVSRAIQREGARTVFSLAGAGHARILDALDRDGVRIVSARHETAAVVAADGYARITGRVGFAVLISKQGLPNALTGIMEARQACSPVVVILARPPISHDDPGSGLDDELAFVRPFTKWARIVYDQERLAEYVHHAAHVARSGRPGPAVLAIPQDLLAAEVQEQRREDEPIVPPPPPDPSPAAIEAAAALLAAARRPLIVAGSGAVRAGEGLSRLAREFCIPVLGHALGRGAVPEDMELGFPWPLAQVAAKEADVVLVLGARLSDRLGYGLPPRFHPEARFIQVDIAGEELRRARPIEVPIVADAGRAALALADALARKLGGARPLSDAAPGYVTAALANRLARIAEVGLGDDGPLHPYRIARDLTPLIPRNAIVVGDGADALNFMLAYLRIYQAPSYLDHYPSGSMGIGTPLAIGAAAAARELAETTGTSPRPVFLLTGDGAFGFYLAELNSIALAKLPIRIVVINDNAWGTERHGQRRTLGRTVNTDLGETRYDRIAQGFGIEAFHVAAPRAVRPALERLVAAPGPALVDCWVDREAGALRKEDPRLQMIPHDDITTSRRPHATPSVA
- a CDS encoding helix-turn-helix transcriptional regulator: MPEETAVAQLIRRRLQALGLSVRQTSLQANLSHNTLRVILAGARPTAETCDALEHVLGLPKATLRLLAGWPLPEECFHFSEEWARQLLELATPELRQKVIGFLLAQTPRSSPPGESA
- a CDS encoding alpha/beta hydrolase gives rise to the protein MTAGCPTTWAAGEGEMADYRDGFITVNGMRFHYLDWGDPTAPPVVLLHGTTSNAHSWDRVAAMLARKYRAVALDARNHGDSDTSPVPYNRDMLADDVAATVDALGFETFGLIGLSMGGRTAMVYAGHHPERVERLVIEDIGPETPPEATARVMERIRSSPQRFRSLDEYIAWSRQSLQFADEEWLREKARHATRLLPDGTYENKYRHNESQNAPLTTALDLWEHITRITCPTLIVRGSESDVLTAEIADRMARVMPNARHIVIERAGHPVHEDNPRDTIRAYAEFFGVPLD
- a CDS encoding polysaccharide deacetylase family protein, with the translated sequence MALMRALAAAAIGLAGVEAITAVVEWVWPASLGGRVYWRGRRDRRAVALTFDDGPTPYTERVLDLLRAAGAPATFFAIGQRVERLPATARRVVAEGHEIGNHTYSLAIQPLPWRFSLPTIAGEVARAQEAIAAVTGVRPRYFRTPAGQIGRNLWREVRRHNLAVVHGALPVAPPRWSARLQLRLLERQIAPGAILILHDGLDSDPMSAAPEATVALLPALLAAIRERGFDIVPLGVLLGHDGMAVGPRPP
- a CDS encoding ferredoxin:thioredoxin reductase; the protein is MDQPSPKNVEKMWNYARAYAAKSGTVFHPDPTVTEAVILGLAANIDQVGRPLCPCNFYPDKAAEAKRREWICACDEMQKWKYCHCLLFVREDGLPITEYLPEGHEGRAIYGLVTDPTPDKGRALGRVLERRGEEGRASG
- a CDS encoding DUF1684 domain-containing protein, which gives rise to MEDRLALLDWRRQVAALYAEVRAAGPDPTAAARFRAARDRLFAEHPQSPLGAARVGFPGLRWYPYDPAYRVVAPVEPAPLAWREVPAGADGVVRLERFGRVRFVLAGLPATLDLYWIAGYGGGVFLPFRDATNGSETYGGGRYLLDTIKGADLGSEGDALVLDFNYAYNPSCCYDDRWVCPLAPPENTLAQAVRAGERAFVRPTPA